The following proteins come from a genomic window of Aspergillus luchuensis IFO 4308 DNA, chromosome 3, nearly complete sequence:
- a CDS encoding uncharacterized protein (COG:S;~EggNog:ENOG410PQIH;~InterPro:IPR018606;~PFAM:PF09692;~go_component: GO:0033167 - ARC complex [Evidence IEA];~go_process: GO:0031047 - gene silencing by RNA [Evidence IEA]) — MSDSRDPSDTGKELPFRPAASKTIDDPQQTDQLPETPEDNPDSAPNSPKSQSLEELPIEFDQAKKKKKKSKTRPKSKRGKNKPTGFEEYYVDAPITPEEFSAEKELYNVSRPLTHRIEDALLRYQKNRRLESDRRDVFLKYLAYGGVNVGQRMFGGLDGRDLQQLDSEQILQARAMTSVGKDRSNLTVDFDAVVRGFLTSFFPYYFNPETEDMIKLATVTIRNFLSYLLYHDVCPEYNDNIDQARNSCDIATRELWNNHQLMAKGPGDFNSCCSLLFGGELHDTYVEDNQCKNSKDDAPRLTTETARKIVKFALAGAGENRHALRFQELTENDTLCAVRIEDIDGFEITAVHPPGEDVREFYQTHAPDLVPVGKLLARAYRDPGMPDFDLSPEEQVAQQPEKNFELFMEDNILQYCYPGMKVITPVWELNCGFHYFEDAYRTYGSNYTPLVNDLMLGWKEPRDLAKAESDGEDDSSVTLWASPEQACPRKLNS, encoded by the exons ATGTCGGACTCTCGTGATCCTTCAGATACTGGCAAAGAGCTTCCTTTTCGCCCAGCTGCATCTAAAACCATCGACGATCCTCAGCAGACGGACCAGTTACCAGAAACACCGGAAGATAACCCAGACTCGGCCCCTAACAGCCCTAAATCCCAGTCACTCGAGGAGTTGCCCATTGAGTTTGaccaggccaagaagaaaaagaagaagagcaagacgCGCCCCAAGAGCAAGCGTGGAAAG AACAAGCCAACCGGTTTCGAAGAGTACTACGTCGACGCGCCCATTACCCCCGAGGAATTTAGCGCTGAGAAGGAGCTCTACAATGT CTCGCGACCTCTCACCCA CCGAATTGAGGATGCCCTTTTACGCTACCAAAAGAATCGGCGTCTGGAGTCAGACAGAAGAGATGTCTTCCTGAAATATCTGGCGTATGGCGGGGTGAACGTCGGTCAGAGAATGTTCGGGGGGCTGGACGGCCGTGACCTTCAGCAACTGGACAGTGAACAGATCCTACAGGCGCGGGCAATGACCAGTGTAGGCAAGGACAGATCTAATCTTACCGTGGATTTTGATGCAGTCGTTCGCGGCTTTCT gacttccttctttccatacTATTTCAATCCGGAAACCGAAGATATGATTAAGCTGGCGACAGTCACCATCCGAAATTTTCTGTCCTACCTCCTCTACCATGATGTATGCCCGGAGTACAATGATAACATCGACCAGGCCAGGAATTCGTGCGATATAGCTACAAGGGAGCTGTGGAACAATCACCAACTCATGGCCAAAGGCCCTGGTGACTTCAACTCGTGTTGCTCCTTGCTTTTCGGCGGAGAGCTCCATGACACATATGTGGAGGACAATCAATGCAAAAACTCCAAGGACGATGCGCCTCGCCTGACGACTGAGACAGCCCGCAAAATCGTCAAATTCGCCCTCGCCGGCGCGGGAGAGAATCGTCATGCCCTCCGGTTCCAGGAATTGACCGAGAATGATACGCTGTGCGCAGTGCGTATTGAGGATATTGATGGGTTTGAAATTACCGCTGTTCATCCTCCTGGAGAAGACGTCCGCGAGTTTTACCAGACGCATGCTCCGGATCTTGTTCCCGTCGGAAAGCTGCTAGCAAGGGCTTACCGAGATCCAGGTATGCCTGATTTCGACCTCAGCCCGGAGGAGCAAGTGGCACAGCAGCCGGAAAAGAACTTTGAGTTATTCATGGAGGACAACATACTTCAGTACTGCTACCCGGGAATGAAGGTAATCACTCCAGTATGGGAGCTGAACTGTGGATTCCATTATTTCGAGGATGCGTATAGAACGTATGGTTCCAACTACACCCCTCTCGTGAATGACTTGATGCTTGGATGGAAGGAGCCGAGAGATTTAGCCAAAGCAGAgagtgatggagaggatgactCGTCTGTTACTCTGTGGGCATCGCCAGAGCAGGCCTGTCCGCGGAAGCTCAATTCTTAG
- a CDS encoding inositol polyphosphate multikinase (COG:I,K,T;~EggNog:ENOG410QDKF;~InterPro:IPR005522;~PFAM:PF03770;~go_function: GO:0016301 - kinase activity [Evidence IEA];~go_process: GO:0032958 - inositol phosphate biosynthetic process [Evidence IEA]) — translation MSSSRSDSLKTQKLDTDSFVAFDHAAAGHDGVQCTLSGSFIAKPCTPEEVAFYESSALHPEFREFIPTYIGTLTSADQQQFSAIEAAQQSGAIVLPGSDYSSTSGTPGATAPAQPSAATPGSASTAQDLPWVPSNGKKLETGISIVLENVASGFKRPNVLDVKLGARLWADDAPPQKRAKLDAVSQETTSSKLGFRIAGMKVWTGVSGESDEGSKTDPYATKYEGSEGARGEVIEKDGYKRYDKWYGRSLTEDTVIEGFQKFLAGAKAGAVDRSQLVAQRLADELKKVQHVLESEESRMYSSSVLIVYEGDPEAMEHALVEEQKPRPERSESEDEDEDEEEENMEFHIQQGGSIQVVDIPVGQVIKSHQAININIDPEMAELADLGDLGDLEDDEDEDPPKVHDLRLIDFAHASWTPGQGPDENVLKGIRNLIKILSGLAVE, via the exons ATGTCTTCGTCGCGGTCGGACAGCTTGAAAACCCAGAAACTGGACACCGACAGCTTTGTCGCTTTTGACCATGCCGCCGCTGGCCA CGACGGTGTCCAATGCACTTTGTCCGGCTCCTTTATCGCAAAGCCCTGCACCCCCGAAGAAGTCGCGTTTTACGAGTCTAGCGCCCTCCACCCGGAATTCAGAGAGTTTATCCCTACATACATAGGGACTTTGACATCTGCcgaccagcagcagttcTCCGCCATCGAAGCTGCGCAGCAGTCTGGTGCGATTGTTCTCCCCGGATCAGACTACTCCTCGACATCGGGCACGCCGGGCGCGACCGCACCAGCGCAGCCCAGCGCGGCAACCCCGGGATCGGCGAGTACCGCGCAGGATTTACCATGGGTTCCTTCGAAcgggaagaagctggagacAGGAATATCTATTGTGCTGGAAAACGTGGCTTCGGGGTTTAAGCGGCCGAACGTTTTGGACGTGAAGCTGGGCGCAAGGCTATGGGCTGATGATGCGCCGCCCCAGAAGCGAGCGAAACTAGATGCTGTATCCCAGGAGACGACAAGCTCAAAGCTGGGATTCCGGATTGCGGGGATGAAGGTCTGGACGGGCGTGAGTGGAGAAAGCGACGAAGGAAGTAAAACCGATCCGTATGCTACGAAATACGAGGGTTCCGAGGGGGCGCGGGGCGAGGTCATCGAGAAAGATGGATATAAGCGCTACGACAAGTGGTATGGGCGGTCTCTCACTGAAGACACTGTTATAGAAGGGTTCCAAAAATTCCTTGCTGGTGCCAAAGCTGGGGCCGTTGACCGCTCCCAGTTGGTCGCCCAGAGATTGGCGGACGAACTGAAAAAGGTACAGCATGTGTTGGAGTCAGAGGAAAGCCGGATGTATTCTTCAAGTGTTTTGATTGTATATGAGGGAGATCCAGAAGCGATGGAACATGCGCTTGTGGAAGAACAAAAGCCCCGGCCTGAACGGAGTGAGtccgaggacgaagacgaagacgaggaggaggaaaacaTGGAATTCCACATCCAGCAGGGCGGGTCAATCCAGGTGGTTGATATACCGGTCGGTCAGGTAATCAAATCGCACCAGgcaatcaacatcaacatcgaccCCGAAATGGCCGAGCTGGCCGATCTGGGAGACTTGGGGGAtttggaagatgatgaggatgaggatcccCCGAAGGTGCATGACCTTCGTCTGATCGATTTTGCCCACGCCAGCTGGACACCGGGTCAGGGGCCGGACGAGAATGTGCTCAAAGGGATACGGAACTTGATCAAAATCCTGTCCGGACTTGCCGTCGAGTAA